One stretch of Streptomyces sp. 135 DNA includes these proteins:
- a CDS encoding amidase domain-containing protein, whose product MIPKRYRPAVVAGLTAAVASGSMLAPPAHADALDSEPRKADRRTVAAFARIADDVLSRRAEALVEKHAGRGGSTKDTSTTRMSGRMKKDEAAALRSLRSRKDRLAKLGEAYTKADTRVVVERATITGGTATVQVTSSSTLTYRKPRGDAPDTTAFSTRQELKLAGTKDGGWKLTTITSRDNGPAAVAEPSAARVNTVEDDGNQYPDGTPASTRYPTTPMPSGKTAGAYDYSAMARYAEKYWRSYNPAYRKFNGAGGDCTNFVSQALKAGGWKSVPGSAYDYRNWWYESASQSTSWVGVNEWAWFTLSNRRAPNLANVYQLDVGDVLQMDFDKNGSKDHTMIVTYRDWRGMPYLTYHSTDTYRRSLASVLASYPDARYFAYRT is encoded by the coding sequence GTGATACCCAAGAGATACAGACCCGCCGTCGTCGCGGGTCTGACCGCAGCTGTTGCGTCCGGTTCCATGCTCGCGCCCCCCGCACACGCCGACGCCCTCGACAGCGAGCCCCGCAAGGCCGACCGCAGGACGGTCGCCGCCTTCGCCCGCATCGCCGATGACGTCCTCTCCCGGCGCGCCGAGGCCCTCGTGGAGAAGCACGCGGGACGCGGCGGCTCCACCAAGGACACTTCCACGACGCGCATGTCCGGCCGGATGAAGAAGGACGAGGCCGCCGCGCTCCGTTCGTTGCGCTCCCGCAAGGACCGCCTCGCGAAGCTCGGCGAGGCCTACACGAAGGCGGACACCCGCGTCGTCGTGGAGCGCGCCACGATCACCGGCGGGACGGCGACGGTGCAGGTCACCTCGTCGTCGACGCTCACCTACAGGAAGCCGCGCGGGGACGCGCCGGACACCACGGCGTTCTCGACCCGGCAGGAGCTGAAGCTCGCCGGCACGAAGGACGGCGGCTGGAAGCTCACCACGATCACCTCGCGGGACAACGGCCCCGCCGCGGTCGCCGAGCCGTCGGCGGCCCGGGTGAACACCGTCGAGGACGACGGCAACCAGTACCCGGACGGCACGCCGGCGTCCACCCGGTACCCCACCACGCCGATGCCCTCGGGCAAGACGGCCGGTGCCTACGACTACTCCGCCATGGCGCGGTACGCGGAGAAGTACTGGCGCAGCTACAACCCGGCGTACCGGAAGTTCAACGGAGCCGGCGGCGACTGCACCAACTTCGTCAGCCAGGCGCTGAAGGCGGGCGGCTGGAAGTCCGTCCCCGGCTCCGCCTACGACTACCGGAACTGGTGGTACGAGAGCGCGAGCCAGAGCACCTCCTGGGTCGGCGTGAACGAATGGGCTTGGTTCACGCTGTCCAACCGGCGGGCCCCGAACCTGGCGAACGTCTACCAACTGGACGTCGGCGACGTCCTTCAGATGGACTTCGACAAGAACGGGTCCAAGGACCACACCATGATCGTGACGTACCGCGACTGGCGGGGCATGCCGTACCTGACCTACCACTCGACCGACACGTACCGCAGGTCGCTCGCGAGCGTCCTCGCGTCCTACCCCGACGCGCGTTACTTCGCGTACCGCACCTGA
- a CDS encoding DUF5133 domain-containing protein, translated as MLKPEPRSVRTLLARYAGARIALMEKADPAWQRELEDVTYTLCVVTGTQSITDAIAAADEILAAAERPDARPDARPVAPSAEDPVLAA; from the coding sequence GTGTTGAAGCCGGAACCGCGCTCAGTGAGAACTCTGCTCGCCCGTTACGCAGGCGCGCGCATCGCGCTCATGGAGAAGGCCGACCCGGCCTGGCAGCGGGAACTGGAGGACGTCACCTACACGCTGTGCGTGGTGACGGGCACCCAGTCGATCACGGACGCGATCGCGGCGGCCGACGAGATCCTGGCGGCGGCCGAGCGCCCCGACGCACGACCTGACGCACGACCGGTGGCACCTTCCGCTGAGGACCCGGTCCTGGCGGCCTGA
- a CDS encoding amidohydrolase codes for MDRDTDVDSVYARIEREVAARADRLWDVSLALHREPETAYEEHRAARLLADELEHEGFLVERGAAGLPTAFVARTDTAAAPGKGPRVALLMEYDALPELGHACGHNLIAAAGLGAALAARAALGDTGGSLLAVGTPAEERGGGKVAEVAAGLFDGVDAALMFHPGVYDWSWAPLTASAQVRVGFHGRAAHPTGNPTEGIDALGALIQLFNTLGVLDRRLPAGSHVQGIVTDGGRATNIVPEYAEGLFGLRGATASALADLVEELSSCARGVALATGTKAEIAEVAARYEHFRDNDVLSGLFARHLEKAGIRLSEPEAGVYLGSSDIGNVSTRVPAIHPFVAIMGSDGSDHTPAFARAAAGARGREVMLAAAYALASTAADVLLRTDVSERAWACHHRKAAAGQ; via the coding sequence ATGGACAGGGATACGGACGTGGATTCCGTGTACGCCCGCATCGAGCGGGAGGTCGCCGCCCGCGCCGACCGGCTCTGGGACGTGAGCCTCGCGCTGCACCGCGAACCGGAGACCGCCTACGAGGAACACCGTGCCGCCCGGCTGCTCGCGGACGAGCTGGAACACGAGGGGTTCCTGGTGGAACGGGGCGCCGCTGGGCTGCCGACCGCCTTCGTCGCCCGCACGGACACGGCGGCCGCGCCCGGAAAGGGCCCGCGCGTCGCCCTGCTGATGGAGTACGACGCGCTGCCGGAGCTGGGGCACGCCTGCGGGCACAACCTGATCGCGGCGGCCGGCCTCGGAGCGGCCCTCGCCGCGCGGGCCGCGCTCGGCGACACCGGCGGGTCCCTGCTGGCCGTCGGGACGCCGGCGGAGGAGCGCGGCGGCGGCAAGGTCGCGGAGGTCGCGGCGGGCCTGTTCGACGGGGTGGACGCGGCGCTGATGTTCCACCCGGGTGTGTACGACTGGTCGTGGGCGCCCCTGACGGCGAGCGCGCAGGTACGTGTCGGTTTCCACGGCAGGGCCGCGCACCCGACGGGCAACCCGACGGAGGGCATCGACGCGCTGGGGGCACTGATCCAGCTGTTCAACACGCTCGGAGTCCTGGACCGGAGGCTGCCCGCCGGATCGCACGTCCAGGGCATCGTCACGGATGGCGGCCGGGCGACGAACATCGTCCCCGAGTACGCGGAAGGGCTGTTCGGGCTGCGCGGCGCGACCGCTTCCGCGCTGGCGGACCTGGTGGAGGAGCTGAGTTCGTGCGCCCGGGGCGTCGCGCTGGCCACGGGGACGAAGGCGGAGATCGCCGAAGTGGCCGCGCGGTACGAGCACTTCCGCGACAACGACGTGCTCTCGGGGCTGTTCGCGCGGCACCTGGAGAAGGCGGGCATCCGGCTTTCGGAGCCCGAGGCGGGGGTCTACCTGGGGTCCTCGGACATCGGCAACGTCAGCACCCGGGTGCCGGCGATCCATCCGTTCGTCGCCATCATGGGGTCGGACGGCTCGGACCACACCCCTGCGTTCGCCCGGGCGGCCGCCGGAGCGCGCGGGCGCGAGGTCATGCTGGCGGCGGCGTACGCGCTGGCGAGCACCGCGGCCGACGTCCTGCTCCGTACGGATGTGTCCGAGCGGGCCTGGGCCTGCCACCACCGGAAGGCCGCCGCCGGGCAGTGA
- a CDS encoding fibronectin type III domain-containing protein: MALAAAVALSGCAWGGQGERQDTRPPAAPRGLTVQAGSATTAHVMWNQATDDTEVTGYAVYRDAKKVKDVPGRRHMVDITGLKPSTTYAFTVRARDAEGNLSEDSRRLTVTTPAAAAADHKPPTRPARLRGKAEGSRSVTLSWGKSTDDRAVASYEIYQGTSKIHSVGGGQTATLVTGLRPGTGYTFTVKARDAADNFSPASPAVRLTTAAGKDSGRGTAPTAFRAATHRADGAYYIDLSWTPPRTGGAVTEYQIQLDGRTATSLVFGGTAPKTKARHSFYIGRKAGERHQVRIRPKLPDGTWGAYSPTRAVTTG, encoded by the coding sequence GTGGCCCTCGCCGCCGCGGTGGCGCTGAGCGGCTGTGCGTGGGGCGGCCAGGGTGAACGGCAGGACACGCGGCCGCCCGCGGCACCCCGAGGCCTCACCGTCCAGGCGGGCAGCGCCACCACCGCCCACGTCATGTGGAACCAGGCCACCGACGACACCGAGGTCACCGGCTACGCGGTGTACCGCGACGCCAAGAAGGTCAAGGACGTGCCGGGCAGGCGGCACATGGTGGACATCACCGGCCTGAAGCCGTCCACCACCTACGCCTTCACCGTGCGCGCCCGCGACGCCGAGGGGAACCTCAGCGAGGACAGCAGGAGACTGACCGTCACGACGCCCGCCGCGGCCGCCGCCGACCACAAGCCCCCGACCCGGCCCGCACGGCTGCGGGGCAAGGCCGAGGGAAGCCGGTCGGTGACGCTGTCCTGGGGGAAGTCGACGGACGACCGAGCCGTGGCCTCGTACGAGATCTATCAGGGCACCTCGAAGATCCACAGCGTGGGCGGCGGGCAGACCGCGACGCTGGTCACCGGGTTGCGGCCGGGCACCGGCTACACGTTCACTGTCAAGGCGCGCGACGCCGCCGACAACTTCTCGCCCGCGAGCCCGGCGGTCCGTCTCACCACCGCCGCGGGCAAGGACTCCGGGCGCGGCACGGCGCCCACCGCCTTCCGCGCCGCCACGCACCGGGCGGACGGCGCGTACTACATCGACCTGTCCTGGACGCCGCCGCGGACGGGCGGCGCGGTGACGGAATATCAGATCCAGTTGGACGGCCGCACCGCCACCTCGCTGGTCTTCGGCGGTACCGCGCCGAAGACCAAGGCCAGGCACAGCTTCTACATCGGCAGGAAGGCGGGGGAACGGCACCAGGTGCGGATCCGCCCCAAGCTGCCGGACGGGACGTGGGGCGCCTACTCCCCCACCCGGGCGGTGACCACGGGCTGA
- a CDS encoding PadR family transcriptional regulator, with amino-acid sequence MALRHAVLAALLDGEYSGYQLAKGFDIGVANFWHALPQQLYAELAKLEAEGLITGREVVQEGRPNKRMFRVTGEGLAEMERFAARAAKPSFIRDDLLVKVQAVDGVDATPVIGQLTERAEVADAKIEILEKLLVKLRGGADEDAFLRTGERVGPYLTCLRGLAFERESRDWCRRAAALLTERAAAAAQRG; translated from the coding sequence ATGGCTCTGCGGCACGCGGTGCTCGCGGCACTGCTGGACGGTGAGTACAGCGGCTATCAGCTGGCCAAGGGCTTCGACATCGGCGTGGCCAACTTCTGGCACGCGCTGCCCCAGCAGCTCTACGCCGAACTCGCCAAGCTGGAGGCGGAAGGCCTGATCACCGGCCGGGAGGTCGTCCAGGAAGGGCGCCCGAACAAGCGGATGTTCCGCGTCACCGGCGAAGGCCTGGCCGAGATGGAGCGGTTCGCCGCGCGCGCCGCCAAGCCGTCCTTCATCCGCGACGACCTGCTGGTCAAGGTGCAGGCCGTGGACGGCGTCGACGCCACGCCGGTGATCGGCCAGCTCACCGAGCGCGCCGAGGTGGCCGACGCGAAGATCGAGATCCTCGAAAAGCTGCTGGTGAAGCTGCGTGGCGGCGCGGACGAGGATGCTTTCCTGCGCACCGGCGAGCGCGTCGGCCCCTACCTCACCTGCCTGCGCGGTCTCGCCTTCGAGCGTGAGTCCCGCGACTGGTGCCGGCGCGCGGCGGCCCTGCTCACCGAACGGGCGGCCGCCGCGGCGCAGCGGGGCTGA
- a CDS encoding nuclear transport factor 2 family protein, with product MHPTAERFRSVVEKRDLAALTDLFTPDIRFYSPVKFSPFEGRPMVLGLFGVLLRTFEDFRYVGSYAGQALTSTDGGEAESAVLLFRTTVHGKEIHGIDLLHFDEEGRIKEFTVMVRPQSAVQALGQAVYEGLVADGLVPAPR from the coding sequence ATGCACCCCACCGCCGAACGATTCCGCTCCGTCGTCGAGAAGCGTGACCTCGCCGCCCTGACGGATCTGTTCACTCCGGACATCCGCTTCTACAGCCCCGTGAAGTTCAGCCCCTTCGAGGGCCGGCCGATGGTGCTCGGGCTCTTCGGCGTCCTGCTGCGTACGTTCGAGGACTTCCGGTACGTCGGGTCGTACGCCGGGCAGGCGCTGACCAGCACCGACGGCGGCGAGGCCGAGTCGGCCGTCCTCCTCTTCCGGACGACCGTGCACGGCAAGGAGATCCACGGCATCGACCTGCTGCACTTCGACGAGGAGGGCCGGATCAAGGAGTTCACCGTGATGGTGCGGCCGCAGTCCGCGGTCCAGGCCCTCGGGCAGGCCGTGTACGAGGGGCTGGTCGCCGACGGGCTCGTCCCGGCCCCGCGGTGA
- a CDS encoding sugar phosphate isomerase/epimerase, translated as MSRPLSVQLYSVREQLAADRDGTLRRLADLGYGAVEPYDVLADPKGLRESLDELGLTVSGAHAVQLFGPEPGPVLDAVAALGTDLAIVPAGIPPEDFTTHDGLARAADRLNGLADAAAQRDLCVGYHNHWWEIEPRFEDRAGRHAVEVLAELLDPAIFLEVDTYWAAVGGADVPALLRRLGGRVRALHLKDGPGTKDDPNVAVGGGTMPVPEILAAAPDAWRVVEFDSCAGDADALFDELGASRSYMTSLEAA; from the coding sequence ATGTCACGACCGCTCAGCGTTCAGCTCTACTCCGTGCGCGAGCAGCTCGCCGCCGACCGGGACGGGACCCTGCGCCGCCTCGCGGACCTCGGATACGGCGCGGTGGAACCGTACGACGTACTCGCCGACCCCAAAGGGCTGCGGGAGAGCCTCGACGAGCTCGGGCTGACCGTGTCCGGCGCGCATGCCGTCCAGCTGTTCGGCCCGGAGCCCGGGCCCGTCCTCGACGCGGTGGCCGCGCTCGGCACCGACCTCGCGATCGTGCCCGCGGGCATCCCGCCCGAGGACTTCACCACGCACGACGGTCTCGCCCGCGCCGCCGACCGCCTCAACGGCCTTGCCGACGCGGCGGCTCAGCGCGATCTGTGCGTCGGCTACCACAACCACTGGTGGGAGATCGAGCCCCGCTTCGAGGACCGCGCCGGCCGGCACGCCGTCGAGGTGCTGGCCGAGCTGCTGGACCCCGCCATATTCCTGGAGGTCGACACCTACTGGGCGGCGGTCGGCGGCGCCGACGTGCCGGCGCTCCTGCGTCGCCTCGGCGGCCGCGTGCGGGCCCTGCACCTCAAGGACGGGCCCGGCACCAAGGACGACCCGAACGTGGCGGTCGGCGGGGGCACCATGCCGGTGCCCGAGATCCTCGCCGCGGCCCCAGACGCCTGGCGCGTCGTCGAGTTCGACTCCTGCGCGGGTGACGCCGACGCCCTCTTCGACGAGCTCGGGGCGAGCCGCTCATACATGACTTCCCTGGAGGCGGCGTGA
- a CDS encoding Gfo/Idh/MocA family oxidoreductase encodes MSSGVTGGTGPVGVAVVGAGVISAEYLRTLSGFPDVQVVAVADLDERRAAAAARTHGVPVSGGLDAVLALPEVELVVNLTVPAAHAQVATAALRAGKHVYGEKPITLAPAEAEKLLAEASERGLLVGNAPDTFLGAGLQSALRAVTAGDIGVPVAATTVTQGLGPEAWHPDPAFFYQPGAGPLFDLGPYYLTSLVALFGSVSQVAATAARARVERTVASGPKAGQVFPVDVPTHVSALIEFASGVRADSTFSFDSALPRIRFEVTGTEGTLAVPDPNTFGGPLKVLPSGDDTWRELLVRGRTDGRGLGVVDMARAVRGGGAHRASGALALHVLQTMTAIADSAAHSRFTPLTTQVVPPLPLPEEWDPREATLG; translated from the coding sequence GTGAGTTCGGGCGTCACGGGCGGCACGGGGCCCGTCGGAGTCGCCGTGGTCGGCGCGGGCGTCATCAGCGCCGAGTATCTGCGGACGCTGAGCGGTTTCCCGGACGTCCAGGTGGTGGCCGTCGCCGATCTCGACGAGCGGCGGGCGGCCGCCGCGGCGCGCACGCACGGCGTCCCCGTCTCCGGCGGCCTCGACGCCGTGCTCGCCCTGCCCGAGGTCGAACTGGTCGTCAATCTCACGGTGCCCGCCGCGCATGCCCAGGTGGCGACGGCCGCCCTGCGCGCCGGCAAGCACGTGTACGGCGAGAAGCCCATCACCCTCGCCCCGGCGGAGGCCGAGAAGCTCCTCGCCGAGGCCTCCGAACGCGGGCTGCTCGTGGGCAACGCGCCGGACACGTTCCTCGGCGCGGGCCTCCAGTCGGCGCTGCGGGCGGTGACCGCCGGGGACATAGGCGTGCCCGTGGCGGCCACGACGGTGACGCAGGGCCTGGGGCCCGAGGCGTGGCACCCCGATCCGGCGTTCTTCTACCAGCCGGGTGCGGGCCCGCTCTTCGACCTCGGCCCCTACTATCTGACCTCGCTCGTCGCCCTGTTCGGCAGCGTGTCCCAGGTGGCGGCGACCGCCGCGCGCGCCCGCGTGGAGCGGACCGTCGCGTCGGGTCCGAAGGCGGGGCAGGTGTTCCCGGTGGACGTGCCCACGCATGTGTCGGCGCTCATCGAGTTCGCCTCGGGCGTACGCGCCGACTCGACGTTCAGCTTCGACTCGGCGCTGCCGCGCATCCGCTTCGAGGTCACCGGGACCGAGGGCACCCTCGCGGTGCCCGACCCGAACACCTTCGGCGGCCCGCTGAAGGTGCTGCCGAGCGGCGACGACACGTGGCGCGAGCTGCTGGTGCGGGGGCGGACCGACGGGCGCGGCCTCGGCGTGGTCGACATGGCGCGCGCCGTGCGCGGGGGCGGGGCGCACCGGGCGTCCGGCGCGCTGGCCCTGCATGTCCTCCAGACCATGACGGCGATCGCGGACTCCGCCGCCCACTCCCGCTTCACACCACTGACCACGCAGGTGGTGCCGCCGCTGCCACTGCCCGAGGAGTGGGACCCGCGGGAGGCGACACTCGGGTGA
- a CDS encoding PadR family transcriptional regulator, whose amino-acid sequence MSLPHAILTALLEKPSSGLELTRRFDKSIGYFWSATHQQIYRELGRLEREGAIRALPRQGASRGQKKEYEVLPAGRAELARWTAASQDPKPMRDTLLLRLRAAAVVGTEGVQEDLHRHLDLHRRQLAEYEEIERRDFPPGKDAVEDRLRHVVLRAGIDLETFWTQWLTRAIEEFEAP is encoded by the coding sequence ATGTCACTCCCGCACGCGATCCTCACCGCCCTCCTCGAGAAGCCGTCGTCGGGGCTCGAACTGACCCGCAGGTTCGACAAGTCGATCGGCTACTTCTGGTCGGCGACGCACCAGCAGATCTACCGCGAGCTGGGCAGGCTGGAGCGGGAGGGGGCGATCCGCGCGCTGCCGCGGCAAGGGGCGAGCCGCGGGCAGAAGAAGGAGTACGAGGTCCTGCCCGCGGGCCGCGCCGAACTGGCCCGCTGGACCGCGGCGAGCCAGGACCCGAAGCCGATGCGTGACACCCTGCTGCTGCGCCTGCGCGCCGCCGCGGTGGTCGGCACCGAGGGCGTCCAGGAGGACCTGCACCGCCATCTCGACCTCCACCGGCGGCAGTTGGCGGAGTACGAGGAGATCGAGCGGCGCGACTTCCCGCCGGGGAAGGACGCGGTCGAGGACCGGCTGCGCCATGTCGTGCTGCGCGCGGGCATCGACCTGGAGACGTTCTGGACGCAGTGGCTCACGCGGGCGATCGAGGAATTTGAGGCGCCGTAG